In Mycobacterium sp. Aquia_216, a genomic segment contains:
- a CDS encoding pyridoxamine 5'-phosphate oxidase family protein yields MTDQIRSDDWGTILPVHECWDLLAAVTLGRLVTSVDGQPEIFPVNYVVQRRSILFRTAEGTKLVSTAINNHVVFEVDDHTVAEGWSVIVKGTARSLHTNEEIEDAERAQVLPWTNSEKSHYVRVIPETVTGRRFQFGSSRMEKSIHA; encoded by the coding sequence ATGACAGACCAAATCCGGAGCGATGACTGGGGCACCATCCTGCCGGTGCACGAATGTTGGGATCTGCTGGCAGCTGTGACACTGGGGCGGCTGGTCACCAGCGTGGACGGCCAGCCCGAGATCTTCCCGGTGAACTACGTCGTTCAGCGCCGATCGATCCTGTTTCGCACCGCGGAGGGCACCAAGTTGGTCAGCACCGCGATAAACAATCATGTGGTGTTCGAGGTCGATGACCACACTGTCGCGGAGGGCTGGAGTGTGATCGTGAAGGGCACCGCACGCTCCCTTCATACCAACGAGGAGATCGAGGATGCCGAGCGTGCGCAGGTATTGCCCTGGACAAATTCTGAGAAGTCGCACTATGTGCGGGTAATTCCCGAGACGGTCACGGGCCGCCGGTTCCAATTCGGCTCATCACGAATGGAGAAGTCCATTCACGCCTGA
- a CDS encoding pyridoxamine 5'-phosphate oxidase family protein → MSDRDYDGGLGLRQPAAGAQRLDSSEALRLLASISYGRVVFTLDALPAIRPVNHLLDEGRIIIRTRLTASISAAVRSREGIVVAYETDSIDPQTRTGWSVVVTGHAHTITDPDQVSRYEQLLHPWINHADTVVAIEPAIITGFRIVVTEA, encoded by the coding sequence ATGAGCGACCGAGACTATGACGGTGGACTGGGCTTAAGGCAGCCCGCCGCAGGCGCTCAACGGTTGGACAGTAGTGAGGCGCTACGGTTGCTGGCCAGCATCAGCTACGGGCGGGTCGTCTTCACGCTCGACGCGCTTCCGGCGATCCGCCCAGTCAATCATCTGCTGGACGAAGGCCGGATAATCATTCGCACCCGTCTGACAGCGTCGATCTCTGCCGCCGTGCGATCCCGCGAAGGCATCGTCGTCGCCTATGAAACCGACAGCATTGACCCCCAGACTCGGACGGGCTGGAGCGTCGTCGTCACCGGGCATGCACACACCATCACCGATCCCGACCAAGTTTCGCGCTACGAGCAACTACTCCATCCATGGATCAACCACGCTGACACGGTCGTAGCCATCGAACCCGCCATCATCACCGGCTTTCGCATCGTCGTGACGGAGGCGTAA
- a CDS encoding hydrogenase maturation protease: protein MTADARELRSGVVVVGLGNRYRKDDGVGVVAATVLDELALPHVGVVTGLADPMSLVDAWSGARLAVVIDAAVVTSPIPGRVSRCTLSDMGTGSDRLSSHSVDIGRSYALGQALGRVPNALVVFTIEVADTGHGIGLTPQVEGAVSEVVGRAVAEIKRNSRAVRGSRRSARRLLHRRSQ from the coding sequence GTGACCGCGGATGCGCGCGAGCTCCGCAGCGGCGTGGTCGTGGTTGGGCTCGGCAATCGCTACCGCAAGGACGACGGCGTGGGCGTCGTCGCCGCCACGGTGCTAGATGAACTCGCGTTGCCGCATGTTGGCGTGGTGACAGGCCTAGCGGATCCAATGAGTCTGGTAGACGCGTGGTCGGGTGCGCGACTGGCCGTGGTGATCGATGCCGCGGTCGTGACTTCCCCAATCCCCGGCCGCGTCAGTCGCTGCACCCTGAGTGACATGGGTACCGGATCGGATCGATTGAGCTCGCACAGTGTCGATATCGGCCGCAGTTATGCTCTCGGTCAGGCGCTTGGACGAGTACCCAACGCGCTTGTGGTGTTCACCATCGAAGTGGCAGACACCGGTCATGGCATTGGCTTGACCCCACAGGTCGAAGGTGCCGTGTCCGAAGTGGTCGGCAGGGCAGTGGCCGAAATCAAGCGCAATTCGCGGGCGGTGAGGGGATCGCGGCGCTCAGCCCGGCGCTTACTTCATCGGCGATCGCAATGA
- a CDS encoding Ni/Fe hydrogenase subunit alpha, with protein sequence MTPSTRTLSVGTLTRVEGEGALHVTLKDGALESVELNIYEPPRFFEAFLRGRKYTEPPDLTARVCGICPVAYQVSACNAIEDVCGIDVDEDLTALRRLLYCGEWINSHVLHIYLLHAPDFLGYTDIVGMSRDHAQVVERGLSLKKAGNQLIEFVGGRAIHPVNVRLGGFYSVPTRLEFKPIAEQLRRALDSALATVEWVSGFDFPDVEFDHEFLALTASDRYPIENGTIARSAGPSFAVADFANHVVESQVPHSTALHATLDGGRHLTGPLARYSLNSSALSPVAAQAAARAGLSAQCRNPFRSIIVRAVEVVYAVEEALRIIADYQRPSRPFVDVPARAGVGHGVSEAPRGLLYHRYQLDQNGLVSAATIIPPTSQNQAAIEADLARIVSDNLSLDDAALTTLCEKLIRSYDPCISCSTHFLTLTVQRR encoded by the coding sequence GTGACTCCGTCCACCCGAACGCTGAGCGTCGGCACGCTGACACGGGTGGAAGGTGAAGGCGCGCTGCACGTCACGCTGAAGGACGGCGCACTGGAAAGCGTTGAGCTCAATATCTATGAGCCGCCAAGGTTTTTCGAAGCTTTCCTGCGCGGGCGCAAGTACACCGAGCCGCCGGACCTGACAGCGCGGGTCTGCGGAATCTGTCCGGTCGCCTACCAGGTCAGTGCTTGCAACGCGATCGAAGATGTCTGTGGCATCGACGTGGACGAGGATCTCACCGCACTGCGGCGGCTGTTGTACTGCGGCGAATGGATTAACAGCCACGTTCTGCACATCTACCTGCTGCACGCGCCGGACTTCCTCGGCTACACGGACATAGTCGGCATGAGCCGCGACCATGCTCAGGTCGTCGAGCGCGGGCTCTCGCTAAAGAAGGCGGGAAACCAGTTGATAGAGTTCGTTGGCGGGCGGGCCATACATCCCGTCAATGTGAGGCTGGGCGGATTCTATTCCGTGCCAACACGGTTGGAGTTCAAGCCGATTGCCGAGCAGTTGCGTCGGGCGCTGGACAGCGCGCTGGCTACGGTCGAGTGGGTATCCGGGTTCGACTTCCCCGATGTCGAATTCGACCACGAGTTTTTGGCACTGACGGCATCCGACCGGTACCCGATCGAGAATGGCACCATCGCGCGCAGTGCCGGCCCATCGTTTGCGGTGGCCGATTTCGCCAACCACGTCGTCGAGTCGCAGGTGCCCCATTCCACTGCCCTACACGCGACACTCGACGGTGGCCGCCATCTGACCGGACCGCTGGCGCGGTATTCGCTGAACTCGTCGGCGCTGTCACCGGTGGCGGCGCAGGCCGCCGCTCGTGCCGGGCTATCGGCGCAATGCCGAAATCCCTTCCGCAGCATCATTGTCCGTGCTGTCGAAGTGGTCTACGCCGTCGAAGAGGCGCTGCGAATCATCGCCGACTACCAGCGGCCCTCGCGCCCATTCGTCGACGTTCCGGCCCGTGCCGGCGTCGGACACGGTGTCAGTGAGGCGCCCCGCGGCCTGCTATATCACCGATACCAGCTCGACCAGAACGGGCTGGTATCCGCGGCGACCATCATCCCGCCGACTTCGCAGAACCAGGCCGCCATCGAAGCCGACCTAGCGCGGATCGTCTCCGACAATCTGTCTCTCGATGACGCCGCGCTGACCACACTGTGCGAGAAATTGATTCGTAGTTACGACCCATGCATCTCATGCTCGACACACTTTTTGACGCTGACGGTGCAGCGTAGGTGA
- a CDS encoding oxidoreductase: MSPPTLAVWKFASCDGCQLTLLDCEDELLILANQVQIATFAEASSAMVGGPYDVSLVEGSITTRRDEERIREIRNQSKLLVAIGACATAGGVQALRNFADIAEFTSVVYADPEYIDTLATSTPASAHVQVDYQLQGCPIDRGQLLDTLAALLVGRKPRLPAKTVCTECKLRGVTCVIVADGTPCLGPVTHAGCGALCPRHRRGCYGCFGPSAAPQTATLIPLLRRDGMSVGDVDRVFSTVNVTSFTAERSKQ; this comes from the coding sequence ATGAGTCCACCCACGCTGGCCGTGTGGAAATTCGCCTCGTGCGACGGATGCCAGCTGACGCTGTTGGACTGCGAGGACGAGTTACTCATCCTCGCCAACCAGGTGCAGATCGCCACCTTTGCCGAGGCATCCAGCGCAATGGTCGGCGGGCCATACGACGTGTCATTGGTCGAGGGCTCGATCACCACCCGGCGCGACGAGGAACGCATCCGCGAAATCCGGAACCAGTCGAAATTGCTTGTCGCCATCGGCGCCTGCGCGACGGCCGGGGGAGTGCAGGCGCTGCGCAATTTCGCCGACATCGCCGAGTTCACCTCGGTGGTCTATGCCGATCCGGAGTACATCGATACGCTCGCTACCTCCACGCCGGCGTCGGCCCACGTCCAGGTTGACTACCAACTGCAGGGCTGCCCGATCGACCGCGGACAGCTGCTCGACACTCTCGCGGCGCTGCTGGTCGGGCGCAAACCGCGGTTGCCGGCCAAGACTGTGTGTACCGAGTGCAAACTCCGCGGGGTGACGTGCGTCATCGTCGCCGACGGCACCCCGTGTCTGGGCCCGGTCACCCACGCCGGCTGCGGAGCATTGTGTCCCAGGCATCGTCGTGGCTGCTACGGCTGTTTCGGACCGTCCGCGGCGCCGCAAACCGCGACGTTGATCCCGCTGCTGCGCCGCGACGGGATGTCCGTCGGTGACGTTGACCGAGTGTTCTCGACGGTCAACGTCACCAGCTTTACCGCCGAGCGGAGCAAGCAGTGA